GGAGGGCTGCGGATcaggccgctgccgccaccgggCTCGTTCTCCTGCCGCGCCGCCAGGAGCAatggccgggggggggggggtcgggtTCGAGCTCCGCCCGGCACGCCGCTTGGAGCTGCGGGCGAGCTCGTCCTGCCGGTGGAGgccggcctccgcgccgccgggagCCGTGGCCGAGCTCCACCTCGGTGCAGGACGGAAGGGCGGCGGTGCGGGGTCgagggggcgggcggcggcagtgcGGGGGTGGGGGCGGGGTAGTGGTGACCCGGTTGAAGACCGTGAGGATGCAGCGAGATCCTTCAAATCTAGGCAGCAGGAAGCTTTCTGAAAGTAGCAATGGGAAAGGGAGCTCACGGACGAAGACGAAACGGCGGGGGCAGCAGGCAGCGGTGTGAACTGGAGGGAGCTGAAGGCGGCGCTGACAAAAGCTGAAAAGGCCATGTGAAAAGAAGACCACGGTAGTAAGAAACACGAGGAATCAGCTAGGTATATGAACGCCGTGGATGTGAAATCAAGCGGCCACAGGAATTCGGGACGACGTGGCACAGCTGAGAGCGCACGAAGCTCCCGGTCTCCCACAAATAGAAATGCTCCGTATCCAGGATAGCATTAGTGCATGGCTAGTGAGCTATTGTAATTTTCTTAAGAACTTGCGGTCTCCCTGGCTTTAATGGTAACACTTGATGTGTTTCCTGCATAGTAAAGATTGTGATGTTTGATTTGAAATCTCAAACAGTAGATCTGGTCTGACATTGATAACCTGAACAGGCAAATGGACCCTGCATGCTGGTTACTAATACTAGTAGCAGCTTTTGCTCTTGCTGTCTTACACACTACATTTATGTATTGATTCATGTCTGATAGCTTATTGAGCAGGAGCTGTTCAAAATGCTTGGATGATTGTTGTGCTTTGTCACTTTTCATGTTCTGATgaactttttcccattttcagGTTAAGGAAATTCTTGAGCAGATTTTGAAAAGTCATGCTAAAAAGATATCAAAAGTTCTGCTAGTAGCTGAAAATGATAAAAAAGTGCAGAATCTGTCATCATCACTTAAACTGGATAATTGCACAGTGACTAAtgacactcatggcaactcttTTACCATATGCAGCAGGTGCAGTGAACCAAACAACGTTGTAGTTTTTGTGCAATTTTTAATCATGCTGCAACATGGCTAATTGAACTTATATTTGTGCAGTGTGGGGCTGATGAATGTCCTTGTTAAAGATCGGGAGACCCTTGCAATGACGGATATTGGAGAATTTGAGATTGTTTTGATTGTGGATTTGCCTCCTTCTGTTGACGAATACAGTGAGATCCTCACTGATGTTGCTCGTCATGTGATTGGAGGTGAGCTGCATAGTATCTTCTGCAACACTGATGCCCCTCTCGTGAAACCTTTGGCCGAGGTTCTTGCAAAATGTGGCCAGGTTATCCCTGAATTTTTCAAAAACTTGGAACCCTCATAGCAGGATTGGTAACCATTCAGAGCAGTCAGATTCAGTCATGTGGATTGAATTAGTCGCAGCTATTAGTCGCGGAAGGCAGTTCTGGTTGCCAAGCAATTTTGATGTTGCTGTATTCATTGCACATCTAGTTTTCATTTGTCAGCACAGCAATGACATTCAGGCCTCGGCCTTGATGATTGTACACTACTATAGCTCTTCTGAAATGTGATGCCTATAATCTGGAAGAACTGTGCTGAGTTGCAGGTTCATAACCGTGGCATGGATCCTTAGCCGCATTCATTATCCATGTCACTTCCCTGTCAGCCACCAGTTCTGATGCTTTCGTGTTATTGAACATCAGGACATGCAATTCTAATCTGCTTCCGCAACGATGAAATTCAGGCCTGAGACTTATGTGCTATTATCGTCTACTGTGAAATGTGAATGCCCTGAAGCCCTTTTTCCCTATCTGTTGTGGGTtcctaaggccttgtttagttgtggCCGTAAAGATTTTGAAATGAatttttttcacatttgaagtattaaatatagattaattataaaactaattatagatctcgtctgtaaaccacgagacgaattttttaagaCCAAGCAATCAATAACTAGcatatggttactgtagtaattactgtagcaatttagtgtctgattatggtctaattaggctcattagatttgtctcgtaatttacaaacaaactatgcaattagttttctatttcgtctagatttaatacttcatgcatgtaagattctcattcgatgtgatagttttggaattttgaatttcgcaACTAAAAAATGCCTAAGTTGTCGGCCTCTATTACTGTCAATTTTGTCAAAGGAACTGTGTGTGAGTCATCAGGGGCCGCCCTTTGCCCCATTTCTCTTTTCAAAGGGAAGCTGAAAAGCAGTGATAGATCTCTCATGTTTCAAGTGCACCGCAATGTCAAATTCCTTTCACATCTTTACAGTGCTCATCATCTTGCTCGCCTCTCCTAGCCTTCCTCTCTGGCTGTCAGCAAAATGGAGTGCGATGGCTGGATTGGATGCGAATGGAAGATCCTGGTGACTCGGCCGTGACCATGCCATGTCTGCTTTCTTGATTCTTCGGAAGTCTGAAACCATAGCAGTCATCTTTGCTCGTATCCTGTGGTCTCCAATCAAAATGAAATGTTCGTTCTGATGTTGAGCCAGCAACTAACAGCCATGGAAGCTGAAGCCTGTCGTGTGCTAATGCCGAAACGAAATGTTCCTTTTAATCTTGAGGCACGAGCGGCCCAACAGGAATGAATCTCCATgcgtccttttttttttggcgttGCTGTGAGTTCAGCATTGACTACGCCTCCAGATTAGAGGAAAGGGGGTGTGGACACAGATCGAGCTTCACattaaaaagaaaaaccagGGCGCTCAGGCTGGTTTGCAAAGCAACCGAGCATGCTTGGAAACCGCCGTGAGTACTAGAAAAAAAGCAAAAGACACAGGACTGCAACTTGACTGCAACTTTGTGTTTGGTGCATGGCTGCATGCACGGCAATCTCTGTTGGGCCGGGATACGTACGCCATTGTAGACTATACCAGCATCAGCACGCTAGAGCTAGGCGGACGATCGAGGGGGGTCTATTCATCGCTTTATGCGACTCCCCCGAATCTCATCGCAGAAGTCCTGTTTTTCTTCTCCGCCCcgctcctccgcccccgccccttcgtcctccgccccggccggcggctctcgccgccgcgccggccggccaccaacCACCGCCGGCGCATCCCCGCCCTCCTCTAACCTCTCCGGCGCCACGCCCCCGCCCGAGATctggcccggccgccggcgcccactaccccggccggcggcgctccaccgcgccgcctcgccgcccgcccacaCACCACCGCCCACCGCCGGTCGATTCCTCCCCCCGGCCACCTTCTCTTCTAGGTCCGGTGACTATGGAgccttccaccgccgccgccccccagcAACCCCAGATCttaaggccgccgccgccctccaacACCCGTCGGcgacctccccggcggccgctccccccaccaaccaccctcgccggccaccccctccccctcccccgtccccgagctcgccggcaggCGCTTCCCCCTCCCttggctggaggtggaagatgaaCAGCGCACTTCTACGATAACATCGCAGGAAGTCGCGCGCCCGATAAATAGCTTTTCCGGACGATCGACGCGACGACGGTGTTGTGTGTATGTGTAACAGTGACATACAATATATACACGCGGCGCGGCCGACACGCAAGCATGCGCACCCGATCTTGGCGATGAGCATCTTTATTAATTTCCCTACGGTTTCTTAAAAACGAACGCTGAATGGAACTGTCGTCGTTGTCTTTCAGTGGACCTCCGTCCGCATCACGCAGTATCTTTATTTACAATCCCAACGTAGTAGATGCACGTGTTTTGGACAAactaagggggtgtttagttcattttgcaaaattgtgtaaagatgtaaagagggcatttgaagtactaaatgaagtttatttgcaaaactttttgcatagatgggttgtaaatcgcgagacgaatctaatgatgctaattaataattagcggatggttactgtagcatcaatgttgcaaatcatgaattaagtaggctcattagattcgtctcgcgatttacagcccaaccatgcaaaaagttttgtaaatagactttatttagtacttcaaattaataagattccgtttcactttaatgtgtttacggtttttttgcgtttacatgtaaaaatcTAAACAGGACCTAACTCCAGTGCTCGTTGCTATTTGCAAGTTGCCTGCCTAGCTTGCCTGGCAGCCTGCCCCTCTCCTCGCTACCACTATTATCAGGTCTCGCATTATAAACACGGCCGCTGCCGGGCTCGATCGGCGCCACCACCAGGCAGCCACCAGTTTCTCTCTCTATTACGGAAAAGCAGTACCAGTACAGCTTCTCCTCTCGCCCTTGGACAACGCAGCATACTCCAACTGTTCAAGGTAGCCACGCACCGGGGCAGAGATGAAGCGTACTCCTATCTCTTGGCCGCTCGCGGCTGtacccctgctcctcctcctcatctgcGTCTTccaccgcgcggcggcggcggctcgccccctgccggctgctgctcctcctcttcAGGCTCACCAAGGCGTCGCTCTGACCTCTTTGCTGATCGACCATGCTCATCGGTGTTGCTAGCTCTAATGTTTCTGAACCTATTATTGCAGAGAATGGAGTCGGGGTGGctgcagatgatgatgatgagccgGCGGTGCTTCAgaaaggcgccgccgccgcggggagcgGCGATGAGCTCTCACTTTTAGTCTCTGAGGTGACGGGAGCGGAGGAGGATCCGGCGGCGGAGTGCGAGGAGGGTGACGACGGGTGCCTGCAGAGGCGGCTGCTTCGGGACGCGCACCTCGACTACATCTACACCCAGCACAAGGGCAAGCCGTGaggagacgacgacgaccctACCTGCTGCTGCAGATCCTCAACTCGGTTTTTGGTTCTTGGTTGGCAGTGTGTGGGGGTGCTGCAATGTTGACACAGGCTGGGAATCTCATCTAGTATCACTATCACATCCACCTTCTGCTGCCTTACCCCTGCCACTAATCAGTATATATGCGCGTGTCACCTTCTCGTTTGTACATCTTTCTTAGTCATGTGTATACTACTTGGTTACCACCATTTTCTTCAAGCCTTTTGCCATCACAGTAGAACTATGAAGGTGGTGTGGTTGTTCAAAGTTCGTATGTGCCATAATATTGACTTGCCATGCAACTGGTTAACAGGTGTGCCTAGCTCCAATGTTTGATTTTCCTGTTCTGAAGTGGTATTGCTACAATCCTACTCACCGACTCACCGTAGTATTAGTATACTGCATACAACACAC
This genomic interval from Panicum virgatum strain AP13 chromosome 8K, P.virgatum_v5, whole genome shotgun sequence contains the following:
- the LOC120643565 gene encoding phytosulfokines 5-like yields the protein MKRTPISWPLAAVPLLLLLICVFHRAAAAARPLPAAAPPLQAHQENGVGVAADDDDEPAVLQKGAAAAGSGDELSLLVSEVTGAEEDPAAECEEGDDGCLQRRLLRDAHLDYIYTQHKGKP